The following coding sequences are from one Sphaeramia orbicularis chromosome 11, fSphaOr1.1, whole genome shotgun sequence window:
- the LOC115428085 gene encoding gastrula zinc finger protein XlCGF57.1-like produces the protein MCAVQLLRVSVHERISAAAEDFLLRLKTDEEPAQIPELRALLTERLTAAAEEIIALFAETVAEFEGRVEQSEKEICRQRRLLEAVLMPQVRLHRAVVHQLSAVKEAPMALKIKEEPEDLWTTQESEITRFPSIHVPVKSEDDEKKPQLSQLHQGQTEEKRKEPAGEGCGGSEPASSFHPRAHLQTQTDQKNAEYPVAEIEVSCEDWEETGEAQSVCAGPDERFSCSKCGKRFTRIRFLQTHMRIHTGEKLFTCSVCGKGFTNKDFLLEHMDNHKREKRHGCSLCNKRFVWQSGVECHQCVGVPLNQEYEVKKETEANAEYSLFSCSFCEKKFTQRGNLIQHMARHTGKVRYRCSVCQKMFDWRHQLKTHECPGQRENGESGTGQMKADGGLGPASGFHPDTDNSSESSDTDVIGLESQYNEISAGDDSQMVLICPECGKTFCGEENLEIHIRSHAGERPFSCTICGKTFTQKGYLTNHMEVHTEEKRFMFCACGKRFASHANRKKHKCDHVLSQHQQRKTKAKTNRKKK, from the exons ATGTGCGCCGTGCAGCTGCTGAGGGTATCGGTCCATGAGCGGATCAGCGCCGCCGCCGAAGACTTTCTGCTGCGGCTGAAAACAGACGAAGAACCGGCGCAGATCCCGGAGCTCAGAGCTCTGCTGACCGAGCGGCTAACGGCGGCAGCCGAGGAGATAATCGCACTGTTTGCGGAAACTGTGGCGGAGTTTGAAGGCAGAGTGGAGCAGTCAGAGAAGGAGATCTGCCGGCAGAGGAGGCTGCTGGAGGCCGTGCTGATGCCCCAGGTCCGGCTGCACAGAGCAG TCGTCCATCAGCTGTCAGCAGTTAAAGAAGCACCCATGGCACTGAAGATTAAAGAGGAACCTGAGGATCTCTGGACCACTCAGGAGTCTGAGATCACCAGGTTCCCATCCATTCATGTCCCTGTGAAGAGTGAGGATGATGAAAAGAAACCTCAGCTCTCACAACTTCACCAAGGACAAACTGAGGAGAAAAGAAAGGAACCAGCTGGAGAGGGCTGTGGAGGGTCAGAACCAGCCAGCAGCTTCCATCCACGTGCACAtttacaaacacagactgaccagaAGAATGCAGAATATCCAGTAGCTGAGATTGAAGTTAGCTGTGAGGACTGGGAGGAAACAGGGGAAGCCCAGTCAGTGTGTGCCGGCCCCGATGAACGCTTTAGCTGCTCCAAGTGTGGAAAAAGATTTACCAGAATTAGATTCCTGCAGACACACATGAGAATCCACACAGGAGAGAAGCTGTTTACCTGCTCAGTGTGTGGAAAAGGATTCACAAATAAGGATTTTCTTCTGGAGCACATGGACAACCACAAAAGGGAGAAACGACATGGCTGCAGCCTTTGTAACAAGAGGTTTGTTTGGCAGTCTGGTGTTGAATGCCATCAGTGTGTTGGTGTGCCATTAAACCAAGAGTATGAGGTGAAGAAGGAAACAGAAGCTAATGCTGAATATAGTCTGTTTAGCTGCTCGTTTTGTGAGAAAAAATTCACACAGAGGGGTAACCTGATCCAGCACATGGCCCGACACACGGGGAAGGTTCGCTACCGCTGCAGTGTTTGCCAAAAAATGTTTGATTGGCGTCATCAgctcaaaacccatgaatgtccTGGTCAGAGAGAGAACGGAGAGTCAGGAACTGGACAGATGAAAGCTGATGGAGGATTAGGACCAGCCAGTGGCTTCCATCCAGATACTGACAACAGCTCAGAGTCCTCAGACACTGACGTCATTGGACTTGAGAGTCAGTATAATGAAATCTCTGCAGGCGATGACAGCCAAATGGTCCTCATCTGTCCTGAGTGTGGGAAAACATTCTGTGGTGAGGAAAACTTGGAAATTCACATCAGATCTCATGCAGGAGAGAGACCGTTCAGCTGCACGATTTGTGGAAAAACATTCACACAGAAGGGTTACTTGACGAACCACATGGAAGTCCACACAGAGGAGAAGAGGTTCATGTTTTGTGCCTGTGGGAAAAGATTTGCTAGCCATGCGAACCGTAAAAAACATAAGTGTGATCATGTTTTGTCACAGCATCAACAAAGAAAGACTAAAGCTAAAACAAACCGaaagaaaaaatag